The sequence tagcttgtaTATTACTGGGATATTTGCTGTTcattagcatttatttatttatttattgagggGATTGTTGAACTTGAAGCCTTGAGTGCAATGTTACTtatggataaaagcatctgccacatgcataaatgttaaagtaataaaaagtatttgttgATCTTGCTCCTCCTGAATATAAaactgtttaatgttttatgaacTTTAAAACTGTTAAAACATGCTTAATCCCTTTAATCTCTTCTTATGATATCctgtttttaaaagtgtgtaGTGAGGTAAAGATGTGACTTTTATGAGAAAGTGCTACAGCCCCTTTAAGAGCAGGTCTCCGTAAGCGGACGTGTGCATGGTAATAGATTTCCACAGGCTTTATAAGATCGAGAGGAGTAGTGGTTTGTGTGCGCCATAAGCTTTGCGCTCTGTTGAGACCTTTGTTCTTTGCCTGAATCTGGCAGATTTCCTTATTACGCACTGGAACCGATTGCACATCCTGAAATAAAGGTACcacacttttatttttcattcatttcttttttacaGTTATCAGTATATGGTGTTGCATTATAGTAAAGTAGTTATGAACTGAAATTTTAGCCTTTGAGATTATTAGCTTTACagggatgatgatgatgatgaggatgtTACAGATGATTTTGCTCCTGACTGAATCTGTCCTGATCTCGTCATATCAGTTGAACTCCACAGGTAACTTCATTTTAGAAAATTTGTTTGAAAATTGGTATTTGGGTTGTTGACAAAAGGACAGATTTTGGGTTAAATAGAGATGCTGAGATGCTTTTGAttttgtcaaaaaaacaaaacaaaaattcattcattcttttatgtttttatttattagcacatttaaaaaaaatagatggGGTAGTTGAcagattttgtcatttatttatttatatgcacATTTCTTTGAAAATGGATATTTGAGTTGTTGACAAGtgaaaagatttatttatttattatttatttgcatatttctttaaaaataaatatttgggtTGTTGACAAGTGAACagattttaagtttaattttttttgtttattttgtttttttatttttatttgcacatttctttaaaaaatgatatttgAGTTGTTGTTCAGTTGagttcagttatttatttacttttatttatttatttatttgcacattTGTTAAAAAAGTTATATGGGTTGACAAATGGACAGATTTTGGAATAAAAGTAGAAGCTGAGATGCAAAGAGAAAAGTTTTTGTCAACTGACctacttttttatttgtttatttgtttgaagGGATTATTTAACTGAATATTCATATGTATTCAGATAATTTTGCTCCTGGCTGGGTTAAAAGAAGAtgctttaaacacatttaaacgtgtctttttttattagttAAGTGTGAAAGACCCTATAAAAAGAAAACCGTGAGAGTTCTAGCTGGAGAATCCCTGTATTTACCCTGCCCCGACAGTGACTGCCATATTGAGACTAAAAACACCTCGTATGAATGGTTCAAATACATCGAAAGAACAGAGCAGGTTGAGCAAATCGGGACGGAGGAGAGCGAACGCATCCATTACCATCTTTCTGAATTATACATCCTTTGGTTGACCCTGAACGACACAGGATGCTACATCACACGCTGGTGATCGCACACACTTCCATTCACTGTCAATGCACCTGCAAACTTTATTCACGTTTCATCCCAGAATCTTCCTCTAACAGCGGTGTGTGTCGTCCTGTAGGTGGTATGAGGAGGACAAATGTGATGAATATATAACTGACGTTGTGGTTTATGAGGAGTTCAACAGAGATCTCTTGGACTATACTCCGGAAGAAGAAAAGCCGTCAAAAATCTACTGTCCAGTGTGTGAATATCAGCAGGCCACGTTCATCTGGTATAAGGTACTGTATGATGTTTGTGGTAAATTTGACAGCATGTTTGCAATGTATGAGTCAAAACTAAACTGATCATTCATCATTTGATCTGATCAAGGTTTAGACATGACAAATATCCTGTGTTTGACTTGGAAATGATTCATACAATGTCATGTTGGCTAGTGCAAAGGGGAATTCAGCTCGTATTGTTAATAATTTACTAAATTATaacactgaattaaaataaagacAATAATACGAAACTCACTATAGGCTAATAAACTAATAATTTCACTATAAGCTGTTTTTCATCTGTTCAAAAAGGTCATGAATTTCATTTTATAATGTTCCCTAAGGTCCAGTTATAGTAAGATTTGTACATGAAAAGcagtcataatttagaaataaatggcCATTTTCTACTGCTAAAAACTTTGTTTAAAGGTCCTTTAAGACTTCAACTTGACATCATTGCATATGAAATGAGAACTATATATACAGTgtacagcataaatgagtacacccctttgaaaaacttctgaaagtcagcaattactcaattacttagaagacatgttagagctctttagagatataatgttctgcttaatcaattaccaaagaagcatgtcaaaattattcaggaaaataagattttcttatcaaggtgataaaatattgtgtagcaaaaatgagtacaccttcctaaaagttattaaataaaacaaaataaaaattttctgGTGTAaatttaaggcaatgtttgatcaacaggtatGTAATGATGGGTCAACAACGtgaggatccatttgcagcgtCTTTATTAAGACAACACAGCACAGTACAAACAGGGACAACAGGCAAAGGTTGTGGCTGGCGGCAAACAAACAGTCCAGAAAGCAGGCAAGGATCAGGGTCGGCGGCAAAGGTTCACAGAGATAAGGCAGTCCAATCGGTAACAGAATAACAGTCCACAGGAAAACACTCAGAAATGATCACCTAGGCGAATCAAGACTTTGCGGTGTATGGatgcgtgtgtgagtgttttatggTGTGTGTATGATGCAGTGCAGGTGTGTgcgcaatcagtcccaggaatgaggtCCTATGGGTAGTGTAGTCCAGATGGGAACATGTCAATATTCGGGTGACGGCTCCCTCCGGCGGCCGGGAGGAAGAGCCGCGGGAGCCGTATTCATGAcaaggtaagtatgttgaaccaaaacatttaaagataagtaatttcttgacaattaaaagtgttatagcccactgaatcattctttgACTGAATGCTTACAACAATGGAATCACTTGGGAGAGAACcatcaggagacttatttctgaacacaaaagaggacaagaggattaccaaatcattattttaagtgtgaaaacatagcaaaagtaacacagaaattccaAAACAATGGaattgtgacaaggcccctgaaataatcaggtcTTCATTTAGGGATgagagatttatttattttttgctagacaaagagcaggagaaataccaagcgagtgtctcagagccatcAAAAGCTCTGAAAGAGTGagtgtttatctcacagagtaagatgaaGTCTGCAGAAATggcatgcatggttgttgttctcactgtagccaaagcacaataaagtcaattagccatttccaaagcccatatttacaaaaatatatcaatactctggtctcatgagaccaaatcaactaactgcatccaaaatgttctggtgttgctagaggaggagtacagtgagaagtgcctgcttcccacagtaaagttcagaggtagtaaagctcttatatagggatgtatgagtgtGAAGGtgtgtgctttatcaatgctgtcatgaattcacacaccactgtgtaatttaatacacaaacttgataCAGAAGATATTACcttttcctcattccctgcattgttgggcatttttttcaacatgacaatgaggatatgcattcacccaaggtgaaaaaccttctgtggacaCGTATTGCACTCAATATTTACACTCTTGAGCGCCTGTGagggattctgtagagacgagttgagcaacactccccgttaaagatcagggcatttaaggagctcatcattcaggagttaaacaggacagatgtgatgatttgtcatgaacttgttcactctgtgccaagaagggtcagagcagtatattcaaaatgatggaggaaatactaagaaatagaatattatacatttgtttaattaaatctagggtgtactcatttctgcaatccttaatttaaacaaaattggccaTCTTTCCATGAGTTGTATTAGTGATCATTaagaaaatacatattttgtatttgtttagaGGGGGtttactcatttatgctgtgcactgtatatatatatatatatatatatatatatatatatatatatatatatatatatatatatatatatataaggtctATCAAGACAAACCTTAAGTTGGCTTGAGAAAGCTGGACCAGAAAGTTTGAATAAGTTTAAAAATCTTAAAGTTTGAAGGGTTTCAGTTTGAAGTATGAAGTTTAAAGTAATTTGATTGTTTTGAAGGCAATACAGTCTATCGgaaaaacagatagatagaaatatgatagatggatgcatggatggaaaGATAGTTGGAAAGATAGATAGGTGGATAGACAGACAACTTAAGATAGATATTTCTCAAGCCAAGTTAATTATACATCAGGAACTGTAGAATCAGTTGAAATTATAATTACAGTTGATTATGGAAAGTGTGAATTACACTCTTATGTTTAAATCTACTCCATCAAAGTTTCCTTCTAACTGTGTGCATGAATGCAACATCATTGTCCCGATTTTTTCTCTTTGGCAGAATTTCTCTCTTATTCCAAACCAGTCTGCAGAGTATTTACTTCTCCGTAACTCTTCAAAAGAAAGTGTGGGTATTTACACCTGCGTTTGCACCTGGGAGCACAACGGGATAAAACACAACCGCTCTGGATTTCGCGAACTGATCATCAGAGGTATATATTCCTCATCCGGCCATGCCCGGTCCTAGAAGTTAGTTTCTAACACTGTCTTCCTCTTGTTCATAGATATGTCCAGCAGTTCTCCTAGGTTTCAACTTCCCATCAATAACTCCATTGTGATCACTGATGTGGGTAAGGAATGGGTTAAAATCTCTTACCATcattagttgatgttaatttctacatttactaatacattttttaaattaaaagtagtattagttaacattggttaatgcactgtgagtgtgaactaacatgaacgaATAAACAGCTATCTTTTAGCTAACATTgataatgatttttaaatgttgtacACATTATTGCTCACTGTTCGTTTGTTAGTTAATACGTTAACTAATTTTAACAAATGTATgtaagcttgtttccgccactaaataaaataataaaaaaagtaattgcgacattttatctcacaactgtgattatcaagtcagaattgcgagatataaactaacaattctgaggaaaaacgTCAATATGTTTTCCCTCACATTTGGACattgtatctcgcaattctgactttatatctcacaattctgactttataacatgcaattatggcttttttactcacaattgcgagaaaagtcagaattgtgagataaaaagttgcaattacctattttatttattatttataaaaacttatttttatagttttcatgttaattttactttaatttttgttcatttttaataattagttgttgtttttgaaatattgCTATTAAGGTTTGATTAGTTTCTATTTTGGTTTtacttttataaatgtttatattttattttatttaagctttatttttttcatttcttacttttactttcaattaacagaaatgtttttaatagttttagattACAATAATAATCCTGGAGGGTAGTTGAGAATCTGACAAAACGAAATAcatatttgatcaaattaacCCGGCAAACACTAAAAATGCAATAGAAATTCCGTTTGCTCGTTCCACAATATCTCAGAGTGTCGAAACCCTGCATGCATGTTCATGACCCTTAACTGAGAAATATATCTGAGTTGTCAGAAAAACTGGTTAAAACTGAGACTGTGTTGTTGGTTAAGGAGtcaaatcatttattattatttaatttcccACCTTAAGGTCGTTTTATAATGTTGGTGTTTTTTATGCACCAAAAGTTACAGCATGTTTTCACAGTACAGTGAACTCTGGaaagatttaaaggtgccgtagaacgtctttttaaaagctgtaatataagtctaaggtgtcccctgaatgtgtctgtgaagtttcagctcaaaataccccaaagattttataattttttttaattattttttttaactgcctattttggggcttcattaaatatgcgccaattcaggctgcggcccctttaaattctcctactccccgcccccggagcttgtgcttgccttgaacagcataaacaaagttcacacagctaatataaccctcaaaatggatctgtacaaagtgttcatcatgcagcatgtctaatcacgtaagtatggtatttatttggatgtttacatttgattctgaatgagtttgatagtgctccgtggctaaagctaacattacacactgttggagagatttataagaatgaagttgtgtttatgaattatacagactgcacgtgtttaaaaatgaaaataatgacggctcttgtctccgtgaatatagtaagaaacgatggtaactttaaccacatttaacagtacattagcaacatgctaacgacacatttagaaaggcaatttataaatatcactaaaaatatcatgatatcatggatcatgtcagttattatcgctccatctgccatttttcgctgttgttcttgcttgcttacctagtctgatgattcagctgtgcacagatccagacgttaatactggctgcccttgtctaatgccttgatcatgggctggcatatgcaaatattgggggcgtgcatattaatgatcccgacttttgcgtaacagtcggtattatgttgagattcgcctgttctttggaggtcttttaaacaaatgagatttatataagaaggaggaaacaatggagtttgagactcactgtatgtcatttccatgtactgaactcttgttattcaactatgccaaggtaaattcaatttttaattgtagggcacctttaatgtcaaTGTCAAATCTGAAAGCCTTGATTGCTCTTGTTTCTCAGGTACAGAGTTGATCCTCTATTGTTCTGTCTTCTTTGGATACACTGTGTGTGATGAGTGCTCTGTTCAGTGGGAAAGGAATAAAACCAGGATAGATGCGGTGAATGGATATAAGCAGGAAACGAGGTGGATATCTCCTTCAATTAACTCGCTCTAAACGACCTATAATTAAaggatttttttaatatgtgCTTTGAGCGTGTTTTCTTCCCCCAAACCAGTTCAGCGGAAATCCCACCCTGAAGCCAATAAACATTTCATTGGTCATGTCAATCACAATAACGATTGAGATGTTTTAAGCTATGAAACTTGCAAAATGTTTTAGATGATGATAGATGATAGACCTTTATTGTCCCCCAAGTGAAATTTTCTTTCACAGACTCTGACAATAACAACAATAGACAAAAAGACAGCGCATGCGAGATCCATACAAGTTACAGATTGTTTAAGGCAGCAATGGCAGAAGGGACAAAGCTTTTACTAAAGCGTGCTCTCCTCCACCGTAAAGTTCTGTATCTGCAGCCTGAGGGCAACAGAGAAAAGTAAATGTGGAGAGGTTGGTCCAAATCTCTGCTGACTGTCCGAGCCATGCGTGTGACAGCTTTGCTGTTAAGAAGAGAGAGATCCGTAATGGGTAAACTGATAATTTTGGATGCTATACAAGTGACCTTAATAAGCTTTCTATTGGTGATGTAGAGGATATTAAAATAACAAGGGGAACAGTAGAGGAGGATGGGTTGGATAATGCTAGTGTACAACAGTAGTAAAAGATATGGGGTGACAGAAAGGACATGGAGCTTGCGAAGAATATGAAGTCTTTGTTGGGAACGTTTAATAGTACACTGACGTcttatgtcaaaagatcaaatgcaaatttgatttctcatgtcaagACCCCTTTAAAAGTAGTTAAACTACAGTTGAGCTACATTTTCAGAAACACATGGCTCAAAATAagtatacatatatttaaactAAACAACTGATATCTCGCTCTTCTCTAGTTGTTACTCTAAACAGATTTCTGATATGAACAGCACATTTTCTGATGAATAAATGGGTAATTAAATATGTCTGCTGTTTTTCTCCAGAAAGCACGGTGGCATCATGGAGTCATTTTTGACCATTACTAAAGTTTCTGAGCTGGACCTCCGTTCTGAGTATCGCTGCAGAGCTGAAGActcttataaatatttttatgcatCAATCATTTTGAAGCGTAAAGGTAAGATCCTATCTAAGATGAATATAGTTCAACCTAaacaaaaatgcattatttaacCCAATATTTGTGTGCTGCGTCCATTGTGAGTAATGCTTCTTGCTTGACTTACAATATAGAGCAAAGTTAATACTTGAATAAAATATTGCtaagatttctattttagtattaatgtttattagcattaatactttatatttattacattttatcattattaggggttcaagcacatagagctgaaaccctattgtaattgtaaggatttttattatttttcttccaccgtaaaacgcatcgtgcaggacaaaccgtaaggcctagagacgtGAAACCTGGCCAGATGGTAGGCCTCAATTTGGGGACAACCTATCAGAGTATGACCCCAATTGGcccataggtggcgctacagcaaCCAAAAGTACTAAATCGCTCATAACTCTTAGACCGTTTGTTGTGTGTCTTATATCATTGTAATCATTGGCTCAAGACAAACAAAACGTATATATcgatttcatttccacctggaAAAGTTTTCcgacattttgaattttctccaAAACCTatttttgcgaactagtcctaggtttttcacccaaatcagaaccaaaccagtgcagaaatgttctgtGGAGTCTTGTTTCATATTCTATCGGGATCAAAATCCTGATAGCCCAAATCCGAGTATGATGTGTTCTGCTGACAGACCTTTACGCAGACCGACTGAACTTAGAATTGATATGAGTGCTTTGATTCAACAAGGAATCCAATGACAACAGGCCAAACTCTACAAGAAATTGGAGAAGAAGATGCAAACGGAGAGCCCTTGGACAACCATGTCTCCGCTCTGGAGCCAAGGAAATGATTCGGATGCTTAGACAACAACATAGAATTAATGTGAAATTGATTTTGTTGATTAAAAAATCTTTTACTTTGAATACTTTTCATGATGATTTAGTTCAGCTCACGGGAGAAATTTGCTATGCTATGCATTGCACCTGTTGCAACCACTATGTATTCCATGCTTTGAAGATTAAGAAGGTGTGAAAACCACTAATGGTTGAATGCAGAAGGAAGGTGTTATCTATTTTCCTTTCACAAtgtatgttttcttttcttataCCAAATAAGGGGACGATTAAGGTCCTCCTCTTTATGATGATTATAAAGTGTGAAACCTGTATcagaagtgtgccatttgggaagACTCAACTCCTCTGTTTATGTTAAGATTTTTATTCTGAACTGTCATTAAAAGATACCAGTATAATTGGTAATTTGTAAACTCTTTTAAACAAGTCGCGGAgtgaattatttttatgtaaaccTATTATCTGAAACctcaatataaatatatatcatatataagatatatatacatatatatatatataaatgtatattaatttcTTATGAGCTCCACTTTCGAATCCAGACTGAGTGTGGCTGGACCTTCCTTATTACTGATCAACTGGTTTTATCATCTACTCAGGACAATCTGCAGGTAAGGGCTGTTTATTGATCAGCTTTTAATTGGGATATGTTATTACATAGTTGGTTATTAATTGAAGGAAGTAAAAAATACAACAACGCTTGGGGCTTGAATATAAGTAATGAGTATTCAGGGATAATAGAATGAGGAGTGTGTAATGCCCACAAACCACAGCCAAATAAGACAGTTCCCTGCGCAGGGAAGAGGTGAAAGTGACCATCTCAGCAGTGGAACTGGGAAAAAGACAGTTCAGAGCAACTGCAGAAGGGTTTAAGGGTTCAGAGGAACCACAAAGTGTGTAGAGTGAAGACCTGTAAAAAAGAGAGACAATAGCTCAGAGACTCTCGAGGAGAGTGAGTTGTGTCATGACAGAAACCGCTTTTTGATTGTGAATTAAGAAAAGGGACCACGGGGCTGAGCTTGCGAAAATCACCTCTCTCGTAGATGGCTTAAAGAAATCTATGGAGGACCGCCTTGACGCAATTGAAGTAACGCTATCATcgcttcagaaaaaaaaacatgaaactgaGTGCCGCCTCGATAATTTCAACGAAGCCATGTCAGCTAGTGACAGCCGCATAACAGCTCTGGAAGTTACGTGCAACGAGCTACAGGTGGTTAACGGTCTCCTCAAGGCTAAAGTGAATGACTTGGAGGGCCACTCCCGCAGACTCAATGCTAGGATCGTGGGCATTAAAGAAGGGGAAGAGAAAGGCAGCCCTACTGACTTTGTTTCTAAGCTGATCCCAGAGCTACTCGGCCAAGACAACTTTAGCAGACCCTTAAAAATAGACCGGGCCCACTGTAGCCTGAGACCTCAGCCTAATGAGCGGCCACGGATCATCATTGCCAAGGTCCACAATGATCGGGACGTGATCGACATACTGCGACTCAGCCGTCAACAAGCACCGCTGCAATATCAGGGTGAGAGAGTCTCCATTTTCCCCGACTACACGGCGGAGGTCTCAGCACAGCGGCAAGCCTATACAAACATGAGGAAGCAGTTAACCGAAGCTGGTGCTAAATGTTCTTTGTGTTTTTCAGCCAACAACACATCTAAGATGTTTGTGTCACCAGAAGATGCGGAACGGTTTGCCAACTCTA is a genomic window of Chanodichthys erythropterus isolate Z2021 chromosome 14, ASM2448905v1, whole genome shotgun sequence containing:
- the LOC137036420 gene encoding interleukin-1 receptor-like 1 encodes the protein MMMMMRMLQMILLLTESVLISSYQLNSTVKCERPYKKKTVRVLAGESLYLPCPDSDCHIETKNTSYEWFKYIERTEQVEQIGTEESERIHYHLSELYILWLTLNDTGCYITRWWYEEDKCDEYITDVVVYEEFNRDLLDYTPEEEKPSKIYCPVCEYQQATFIWYKNFSLIPNQSAEYLLLRNSSKESVGIYTCVCTWEHNGIKHNRSGFRELIIRDMSSSSPRFQLPINNSIVITDVGTELILYCSVFFGYTVCDECSVQWERNKTRIDAVNGYKQETRKHGGIMESFLTITKVSELDLRSEYRCRAEDSYKYFYASIILKRKGIQ